One part of the Spiroplasma turonicum genome encodes these proteins:
- a CDS encoding DNA gyrase/topoisomerase IV subunit B, with the protein MNNNYNADQIQILEGLEAVRKRPGMYIGNTNKNGLHHLVWEIIDNSVDEALAGYCNEITIVITTNNEIIVKDNGRGIPIDIHPKTNKTTLETIFTVLHAGGKFDESTYKVSGGLHGVGASVVNALSHYVIAYVMRNGEIFKQKFSNGGKDATEIETIGKTDGNGTIICFKPDETIFKETTDFDFDVIKNKIKQLAFLNKGLKLNLYDQKTDKEVSFLFYDGIKDYVKEINSGKEKVNNKIFYVNKTDNEIEVEVAVQYNENYDDNLFSFCNNIFTSEGGSHEEGFKTSLLKAIHLYIDNLKQSNNLKFIWDDLKEGIVAVVSIRHRDPLYEGQTKAKLSNNDAKESVYTVVLENFKEYLLKNPDDAKKIIDKITLSQKARKAAQKAREDTKRKSVLTGFSLPGKLADCESKNVEESELYLVEGDSAGGSAKLGRNRKNQAILALKGKVLNVEKVKQSRVFENTEIQSIIAAVGTDVKKDLDIKKLRYGKIIIMTDADVDGSHIKVLLLTFFYRYMKELILNGNIYIAQPPLYKIWNNKNVNYAYSDSELEDLKKEIYNGVKFNIQRYKGLGEMDPMQLWETTMDPLSRTMLKVTAEDAFLANEVFSNLMGDNAEERRKFIIENAKFVKNIDI; encoded by the coding sequence AATGTATATTGGAAATACAAATAAAAATGGATTACATCATCTTGTTTGAGAAATAATTGATAATTCTGTTGATGAAGCTCTTGCTGGTTATTGTAATGAAATTACTATTGTAATTACAACTAATAATGAAATTATTGTTAAGGATAATGGAAGAGGAATACCAATTGATATCCATCCAAAAACTAACAAAACAACTTTAGAAACCATCTTCACAGTTTTACATGCTGGAGGTAAATTTGATGAAAGTACCTATAAAGTATCTGGTGGATTACACGGAGTAGGTGCTTCAGTTGTTAATGCATTATCACATTATGTAATTGCTTATGTAATGAGGAATGGTGAAATATTTAAGCAAAAGTTTTCTAATGGTGGTAAAGATGCAACTGAAATTGAAACAATTGGTAAAACAGATGGTAATGGAACAATAATCTGTTTTAAACCAGATGAAACTATTTTTAAAGAAACTACTGACTTTGACTTTGATGTTATAAAAAATAAAATTAAACAACTAGCTTTTCTTAATAAAGGTCTAAAACTTAATTTATATGATCAAAAAACTGATAAAGAAGTATCGTTTTTATTTTATGACGGTATCAAGGATTATGTAAAAGAAATTAATAGTGGTAAAGAAAAAGTTAATAACAAAATTTTTTATGTTAACAAAACTGATAATGAAATTGAAGTTGAAGTAGCAGTACAATATAACGAAAACTATGATGATAATTTATTCTCTTTTTGCAATAATATTTTTACTTCTGAAGGTGGTTCTCATGAAGAAGGATTTAAAACTTCATTATTAAAAGCAATACACTTATATATTGATAATTTGAAGCAATCTAACAACCTAAAGTTTATTTGAGATGATTTAAAAGAAGGAATTGTTGCAGTTGTTTCTATTAGACATAGAGATCCTTTGTATGAAGGTCAAACAAAAGCAAAATTATCTAACAATGATGCTAAGGAAAGTGTTTATACTGTTGTTCTTGAAAACTTCAAGGAATACTTATTAAAAAATCCTGATGATGCAAAAAAAATCATCGACAAAATCACATTATCACAAAAAGCAAGGAAAGCAGCTCAAAAAGCAAGAGAAGACACAAAAAGAAAATCAGTCTTAACAGGTTTCTCTTTACCTGGGAAACTTGCTGACTGTGAATCAAAAAACGTCGAAGAATCTGAATTATACTTGGTCGAAGGTGATTCAGCTGGTGGTAGTGCAAAATTAGGAAGAAACAGAAAAAACCAAGCTATTCTTGCTTTAAAAGGAAAAGTTTTAAATGTTGAAAAAGTTAAACAAAGCAGGGTTTTTGAAAACACTGAAATACAATCTATAATAGCAGCTGTTGGTACAGATGTTAAAAAAGATTTAGATATTAAAAAACTTAGATATGGTAAAATAATAATCATGACTGATGCTGATGTAGATGGTTCTCATATAAAAGTCCTTTTATTAACTTTCTTTTATAGATATATGAAAGAACTAATTTTAAATGGAAATATTTATATTGCTCAACCACCATTATATAAAATTTGAAATAATAAAAATGTTAACTATGCTTATAGTGACAGTGAATTAGAAGATTTAAAAAAAGAAATTTATAACGGAGTGAAATTTAATATTCAAAGATATAAAGGTCTTGGAGAAATGGATCCAATGCAACTTTGAGAAACAACAATGGACCCTTTAAGCAGAACAATGTTAAAAGTTACTGCTGAAGATGCATTTTTAGCAAATGAAGTTTTCTCTAATCTTATGGGAGATAATGCCGAAGAAAGAAGAAAATTTATTATAGAAAATGCAAAGTTTGTTAAAAATATCGATATCTAG